Proteins from one Nicotiana tabacum cultivar K326 chromosome 23, ASM71507v2, whole genome shotgun sequence genomic window:
- the LOC142177191 gene encoding uncharacterized protein LOC142177191: MWRLQQKLKIPSRRLTQWSKEEIGNVFDQVIDWETNMQHHEKQDLNNNTDIYREALNKGHVEYVKWMGMQDALLKQKSKDKWFENRDSNASYFHSLIRDRRRKLQLHRIMNHRNRWVEDDENIGKATIHHFQNLFNFSHQFRDQDILNCIPQCITEKDNIYLTTIPDMKEITEVVFNMSASNSTGPDGYNVTFFHKCWDIIKDDIKEFVQDFFSGKSLSLKWNLQPIC; encoded by the coding sequence ATGTGGAGACTGCAACAAAAGCTCAAAATTCCTAGTAGAAGATTAACTCAATGGTCCAAAGAGGAGATTGGCAATGTATTTGATCAGGTTATAGACTGGGAAACAAATATGCAACACCATGAGAAGCAGGATCTTAACAACAACACTGATATCTATAGAGAGGCACTAAATAAAGGCCATGTTGAATATGTCAAATGGATGGGAATGCAAGATGCTTTGTTGAAGCAGAAATCCAAAGATAAATGGTTTGAAAATAGAGATTCTAATGCTAGTTATTTTCACAGTCTTATAAGAGATAGAAGAAGGAAGCTCCAACTTCATAGAATCATGAATCACAGAAATAGATGGGTTGAAGATGATGAAAATATTGGCAAGGCTACAATTCATCATTTCCAGAATTTGTTTAACTTCAGCCATCAATTCCGAGATCAAGACATTCTCAATTGTATCCCTCAATGTATTACAGAAAAGGATAATATTTATCTCACTACTATCCCAGACATGAAAGAAATTACCGAGGTTGTTTTCAATATGAGTGCTTCTAACTCTACTGGGCCTGATGGTTATAACGTCACTTTCTTTCATAAATGTTGGGATATTATCAAGGATGATATTAAAGAATTTGTGCAAGACTTCTTCAGTGGGAAAAGCTTAAGCCTAAAGTGGAATCTTCAACCAATTTGTTAG